A section of the Candidatus Moraniibacteriota bacterium genome encodes:
- a CDS encoding LamG domain-containing protein produces the protein MSETRARVIQYVFILTALLVLASVGWWYYHQSQASTKLQNSQAGSLTNGLQGYWPLDGDTVVWTDTTTELKDKSGNNRHMNSSGLGIDESVPGRIGQGLLFTPGGGAYGVTTNSFNAYTTGTISMWFKYSGTPGQVGTSGTLWDHEDCGNNKGQFQIAMDTDNSELYLWMTQSGAGCTAAIGASVNLPNPTAWHHFVFTDDTGGHKLYIDGILQTLTYASGNASIDFFLDNVVGSSNTPQIGEVNNENFSGTLDEVRIYNRALSADEAWSLYRLGQVTINTRPGDDVLEEGLAGYWKVDEGTGTSTTADATGNGNSATMTNMESGDWVAGQVGPYALDFDGTNEYLSVTDPASGVLDFADSTNFALTGWFNRDTFAADHTVIAKKNDQTTNQGYVVWVDNNGSTDTLIFEASDGTDTYQVPSKTQFNATGWHHFAVNWNDTAGVSLYIDGHLDTGTPTGTFANVNVLSNALAFRVGAESDAGVPFDGKLDEIRVYRRALSAGEVSLLYLETHPDDPNTNLVGYWTFDGMDVSGTTAIDRGRGGNTGTLTGGPTVTPGRIGQALKFDGVDDYVNAGVSAVLDDIATLSTCAWINPRSAGEIYSGSDRFGGIVTEGIPGGWFFMTTNVYGSVRLLFYVYFSGTDGAWYPTSDTIPLNTWTHVCFTYNNTSASNDPVLYINGASVSLTEDSTPTGTVDSNAGSELHIGTNDVTDQVFDGLIDDVRVYDTALTQTQVTELYRSTGGKAITASSGNDTLRSGLVGLWSMDGQDVNWADTTTEVKDDTAGANHGDATNMSAASVAPGRVGQAIDLDGTDDYISVTDTATLDFTDTADLTLSGWFNRDTATTDDTLIAKSNGITAGDTGYLVYLDDATDQLIFEVSDGTDEYSLTSTTTFTTTGWHHYTITWDQDSAANSEIYIDGTANSATDTGTIGNIGDLSNALAFRVGAESDNGNPSDGKIDDVRVYSRVLSASEVTQLYNMGR, from the coding sequence ATGTCAGAAACGCGCGCTAGAGTCATCCAATATGTTTTTATTCTTACTGCACTCCTTGTTCTGGCGAGCGTCGGTTGGTGGTACTACCACCAGTCCCAAGCCTCGACCAAGCTGCAAAACTCGCAGGCAGGGAGTTTGACCAATGGCCTCCAGGGCTATTGGCCGCTCGATGGTGACACAGTCGTCTGGACAGATACAACGACCGAGCTCAAGGACAAGTCTGGCAATAATCGGCACATGAATTCTTCTGGACTCGGTATCGACGAGTCAGTACCGGGCCGGATCGGGCAAGGGCTACTCTTCACGCCTGGCGGTGGTGCCTATGGCGTTACCACGAATTCTTTCAATGCCTATACGACGGGGACGATATCGATGTGGTTCAAATACAGTGGTACGCCGGGGCAGGTGGGTACCTCTGGGACGCTTTGGGACCACGAGGACTGCGGCAACAACAAAGGCCAATTCCAGATCGCCATGGACACAGATAACAGTGAGCTGTATTTGTGGATGACACAGTCCGGTGCCGGGTGTACCGCGGCCATTGGTGCATCCGTCAATCTGCCCAATCCGACGGCCTGGCATCACTTTGTCTTTACGGATGATACGGGTGGGCACAAGCTCTATATCGACGGTATCTTGCAAACTCTGACGTATGCGAGTGGCAATGCATCTATAGACTTTTTCCTCGACAATGTTGTCGGTTCGAGCAATACGCCTCAGATCGGTGAAGTAAATAATGAGAACTTCAGTGGCACACTCGACGAGGTTCGTATCTACAATCGGGCGCTGTCGGCGGACGAAGCCTGGTCGCTGTACCGCCTCGGCCAAGTGACCATCAACACCCGGCCCGGTGATGATGTGTTGGAAGAGGGTCTGGCCGGGTACTGGAAGGTGGATGAAGGAACAGGGACAAGCACGACCGCCGATGCAACGGGCAATGGGAACAGCGCGACTATGACAAACATGGAGTCGGGCGACTGGGTGGCGGGACAAGTTGGTCCGTATGCGCTTGATTTTGATGGCACGAACGAGTACCTGAGTGTGACAGATCCGGCGAGTGGAGTCCTCGACTTCGCTGATAGTACGAACTTTGCGCTCACGGGCTGGTTCAATCGGGACACCTTTGCAGCTGATCACACCGTGATCGCGAAGAAAAACGATCAGACGACCAATCAGGGATATGTCGTTTGGGTAGACAACAATGGCAGCACCGATACGCTTATCTTCGAAGCATCCGATGGAACTGATACCTATCAGGTGCCCTCCAAGACACAGTTCAATGCGACTGGCTGGCATCACTTCGCGGTCAACTGGAATGATACGGCAGGCGTCAGTCTCTACATCGATGGGCACCTCGACACAGGTACGCCGACGGGTACGTTTGCCAATGTGAACGTGCTCTCCAACGCCCTCGCCTTCCGAGTGGGCGCCGAATCGGATGCCGGCGTTCCCTTTGATGGGAAGCTGGATGAGATCAGAGTCTACCGGCGGGCGCTTTCGGCGGGTGAAGTATCGCTCCTGTATCTCGAGACGCACCCCGATGATCCGAATACGAACTTGGTCGGGTACTGGACGTTCGATGGGATGGATGTGAGCGGTACGACCGCCATCGACCGCGGGCGCGGCGGGAATACCGGGACGCTCACGGGTGGTCCGACCGTCACCCCGGGTCGCATCGGCCAGGCGCTCAAGTTCGATGGGGTGGATGACTATGTGAATGCCGGAGTGTCAGCCGTCCTCGATGACATCGCCACGCTCTCCACCTGCGCCTGGATCAATCCGCGGAGCGCTGGTGAGATCTATAGCGGTTCTGACCGCTTCGGTGGCATCGTGACCGAGGGCATCCCTGGAGGATGGTTTTTCATGACGACCAATGTTTACGGATCAGTCAGGTTACTCTTCTATGTCTACTTTTCCGGAACGGACGGGGCATGGTATCCAACTTCCGACACGATCCCACTGAACACATGGACGCATGTCTGCTTCACCTACAACAATACGTCCGCGAGCAACGACCCCGTGCTCTATATCAACGGAGCGTCGGTGTCTTTGACGGAGGACAGTACGCCGACCGGCACGGTGGATTCCAATGCTGGGAGCGAGCTCCATATCGGCACCAATGACGTGACGGATCAGGTCTTCGACGGACTGATCGATGATGTTCGCGTCTATGATACGGCCCTGACACAGACGCAGGTCACCGAGCTGTATCGCTCGACCGGGGGCAAGGCGATCACCGCGTCCTCGGGCAATGATACGCTGCGGAGCGGTCTGGTGGGTCTGTGGAGTATGGACGGGCAGGATGTAAATTGGGCTGACACGACGACCGAGGTGAAGGATGATACAGCCGGTGCCAATCACGGCGACGCGACCAATATGTCGGCCGCCTCCGTCGCTCCCGGCCGTGTCGGTCAGGCCATCGACCTCGACGGCACCGACGACTACATTAGCGTCACCGACACCGCCACCCTCGACTTCACCGACACCGCCGACCTCACCCTCTCGGGCTGGTTCAACCGCGACACTGCCACGACTGACGATACTCTCATCGCCAAAAGCAACGGCATCACCGCTGGTGACACCGGCTATCTCGTCTACCTCGACGATGCCACCGATCAGCTCATCTTTGAAGTTTCAGATGGGACCGATGAATACTCCCTGACATCGACCACCACCTTTACCACGACTGGCTGGCATCACTACACCATCACCTGGGACCAGGACTCCGCTGCCAACTCTGAAATCTATATCGATGGGACTGCCAACAGTGCCACCGATACCGGGACCATCGGGAATATCGGTGACCTCTCCAATGCCCTCGCTTTCCGCGTGGGTGCGGAGAGTGATAATGGTAACCCCTCCGATGGGAAGATTGATGACGTCCGAGTGTATAGCCGGGTGCTCTCCGCCAGCGAAGTGACCCAGCTGTACAACATGGGGCGGTAG